In the Salmo trutta chromosome 33, fSalTru1.1, whole genome shotgun sequence genome, one interval contains:
- the ahi1 gene encoding jouberin isoform X1, whose product MPAGESEARAKTRARFDEVFKKYTDPATSEKKKVKKKKSPGQPEQESIVLQTLKQNLDIVKDTEDDETVHQNTYHADQGSPRFTKNKRREREVTEKVNNNNNGNQDEEEQPTKGKRKSKRELPPAPVQQEDSYIIQIDQTDSTAGNAKTPKSKASLESEDLANIQRRKSKKGNSKGGEEVSGVQSEVAVEAEDELLHEYQKQMVQEEEMATVKKTVHKKSTTDKTNAAAQEVVALNNEGAKKKKKLRSSLDPERETSMIEDLQNSQSDDVTERQRSKEKSQDSHQEEDEEDKLESLKSKGKKKKKTKQLVKEESDTEIVETPRRPVFDDNLVLGVYIHRTDRLKTDLLVSHPMVKIHIIDEMTGQYVKKEDSHRPVSSFYEQESVEHILPIITQPFDFKKNKSTVPEWDEQIIFNERFGYFLQDNHEGPRVMLFFEVLDFMTMEEARANVDVDRHERGFRKIAWAFLKLVGTNGVLNIDSKLRLQLFCPPPRGKRQENIIEVVDWWRRYPRSRYTSTLYITVKGLKLPDHVDPSIRSMMALQQERGSTSFSELQSEITRKTITQPLGNKPELRWSRMPGQVCRIPNKPMLSFRGGQMGCFTIRFSHDGRRLAAACADRDAFPIIVYEIPSGKVLAAFNGHLSIVYDLCWSRDDRSLLSSSSDGTVRVWNVQRLQAIAQKVLPHPSFVYCAQYHPTAQGMVVTAGYDCLVRVWRVNVKDVNGLLLQEFEGHKSFINALCFDSEGNRMFSADNVGFIIVWRTSVDDSLHQRPCRHWKIEKEIGESDLNGLPINTLEVHPNGRRLLIHAKDSVVRVMDLRVLAVKKYTGATNYRERIHSTFTPCGSFIFSGSEDGMAYVWNAETGDQVAVYSELCYPTALRGVAFHPHENMVAFCAFGQSQPVHVYLYDRRVAQLEVESLKGHSRSGSADTKMFRNTSDPVTFQDTSGAAMDCFARAARLSMKMQRVKDKLDSVLEPSRSSSAVEHLYEQDKGGIYQMGRSLSQEAGPMSLNSSLPPPSLLSPHSKLQLSSSLGGQFIPQATLTSQNRGFSPVGQHLGRAPSLRLQTSFPDHLSTAIRMEADSLVPVQQTVVSLYDYSATRSDELTVQRGDVIHVLYKDNDNWWFGRLANGQQGYFPATYVAEERDYNEELSQALKAQSALSEQTDLSVPPFERTDQSDERLTPTKVSAAVVSGELKFISELDTDPEQPAATKVKKKKKKLVKKLEAPSSPPPATFSDPDAPGTSSTKRRANAAGSRPLPPTPRRGQSNRALEPDA is encoded by the exons ATGCCAGCAG GTGAGAGTGAAGCCCGAGCTAAAACCAGGGCCAGATTTGACGAGGTCTTCAAGAAATACACTGACCCGGCTACATCGGAGAAGAAAAaagtgaagaagaagaagagcccAGGTCAGCCAGAGCAGGAGAGTATTGTG CTCCAAACTTTGAAACAAAACCTTGACATTGTGAAAGACACAGAGGACGATGAGACTGTTCATCAGAACACCTACCACGCTGACCAGGGCAGCCCTCGTTTCACCAAGAACAAGCGTAGGGAGAGGGAGGTAACAGAGaaggtcaacaacaacaacaatgggAACCAGGATGAGGAGGAGCAACCAACCAAAGGGAAGAGGAAAAGTAAAAGGGAGCTGCCTCCAGCCCCAGTGCAGCAGGAGGACAGTTATATCATTCAAATCGACCAGACTGATAGTACTGCTGGAAATGCCAAAACACCCAAATCCAAGGCCTCCTTAGAGTCGGAAGACCTTGCGAATATACAGAGGAGAAAGAGTAAGAAAGGGAACagcaaaggaggagaggaggtgtccGGGGTCCAGAGTGAGGTTGCGGTGGAAGCTGAGGATGAGTTACTTCATGAGTACCAGAAGCAGATGGTACAGGAAGAGGAGATGGCTACTGTGAAGAAGACTGTACACAAGAAGTCAACAACAGACAAGACCAACGCTGCCGCTCAGGAAGTAGTAGCATTAAACAACGAAGGtgcgaagaagaagaagaagctgaGGTCGTCATTGGATCCGGAGAGGGAGACGAG TATGATAGAAGATCTGCAGAACAGCCAGTCTGACGACGTCACTGAAAGGCAGAGGTCCAAAGAGAAGAGCCAAGATAGCCACcaagaggaggacgaggaggacaaACTAGAATCTTTAAAATCAAAaggcaaaaagaagaagaaaactaAACAAT TGGTGAAGGAGGAGAGTGATACAGAGATTGTTGAAACTCCTCGGAGACCAGTCTTTGATGACAACCTAGTCCTGGGAGTCTACATCCACAGGACAGACCGCCTGAAGACTGACCTGCTGGTCTCACACCCCATGGTCAAGATCCACATTATTGACGAGATGACTGGGCAATACGTGAAAAAAGAGGACAG TCACCGCCCGGTCTCGTCATTCTACGAGCAGGAGAGTGTGGAGCATATCCTTCCCATCATCACCCAGCCTTTTGACTTCAAGAAGAACAAGTCAACAGTTCCAGAGTGGGATGAGCAGATCATCTTCAACGAGCGCTTTGGGTATTTCCTCCAGGATAACCATGAAGGCCCTCGAGTTATGCTCTTTTTTGag GTCCTGGATTTTATGACCATGGAGGAAGCCAGAGCCAATGTTGACGTCGACAGACATGAACGAGGGTTTCGAAAAATCGCCTGGGCATTTCTAAAG CTTGTGGGCACTAACGGAGTGCTGAACATCGACAGTAAACTGCGTTTGCAGCTCTTCTGTCCCCCTCCCCGGGGCAAGAGACAAGAAAATATAATTGAGGTGGTGGACTGGTGGAGGAGATATCCCCGTAGCAGATACACATCCACCCTCTACATCACTGTGAAAGGTCTCAAACTACCTGATCAT GTGGACCCTAGTATCCGCTCCATGATGGCCCTGCAGCAGGAGAGAGGCTCCACTTCCTTTAGCGAGCTGCAGAGTGAGATCACCAGGAAAACCATAACACAACCTCTAGGCAACAAACCTGAGCTCCGTTGGAGCAGAATGCCTGGCCAG GTGTGCCGCATCCCTAATAAGCCCATGCTGTCGTTCCGTGGTGGTCAGATGGGTTGTTTCACGATACGATTCTCCCATGACGGGAGGAGGCTGGCTGCTGCGTGTGCTGACAGAGATGCCTTCCCCATCATAG TGTATGAGATTCCTTCAGGCAAGGTGTTGGCTGCCTTCAACGGCCACCTCAGTATCGTGTATGATCTCTGCTGGTCCAGAGACGACCGGagcctcctgtcttcctcctctgaTGGCACCGTCAG AGTGTGGAACGTGCAGAGGCTCCAGGCCATCGCCCAGAAGGTGCTCCCCCACCCATCGTTTGTCTACTGTGCTCAGTACCACCCTACGGCCCAGGGCATGGTGGTGACGGCTGGGTACGACTGTCTGGTGAGGGTCTGGAGGGTGAACGTCAAAGATGTCAACGGACTGCTGCTCCAGGAGTTCGAGGGTCACAAGAGCTTCATCAACGCTCTGTGTTTCGACTCCGAAG GAAACCGAATGTTCTCTGCGGACAACGTTGGGTTCATCATTGTGTGGAGGACGTCAGTTGATGACAGTCTGCATCAGAGACCGTGTCGTCACTGGAAGATTGAGAAG GAGATAGGAGAGAGTGACCTGAATGGCCTTCCCATCAACACGTTAGAGGTCCATCCTAATGGTCGCCGTCTACTGATCCACGCCAAAGACAGTGTTGTCAGGGTGATGGATCTCagagt ATTGGCTGTGAAGAAATACACAGGTGCCACTAACTACAGGGAGAGGATCCACAGCACGTTCACACCCTGTGGGAGCTTCATCTTCTCAGGCAGCGAGGATGGAATGGCCTACGTGTGGAACGCAGAAACCG GTGACCAGGTGGCGGTGTACTCGGAGCTGTGTTACCCCACAGCCCTCCGTGGTGTGGCATTCCACCCTCATGAGAACATGGTGGCCTTCTGTGCCTTCGGTCAGAGCCAGCCTGTGCACGTCTACTTGTACGACCGCAGAG tGGCCCAGCTGGAGGTGGAGAGTCTGAAGGGCCACAGCAGGTCTGGATCAGCCGACACTAAGATGTTCAGGAACACTTCTGACCCAGTAACATTCCAGGACACCTCCGGAGCAGCCATGGACTGCTTCGCCAGAGCAGCCAGACTGTCTATGAAGATGCAGCGTGTCAAAGATAAACTGGACTCTGTTCTA GAACCATCTCGGAGCTCCTCTGCTGTGGAACACCTGTATGAGCAAG ATAAAGGGGGCATATATCAAATGGGGAGGAGCCTTTCTCAGGAAGCTGGCCCA ATGAGCTTGAACTCGTCCCTGCCTCCTCCGTCCCTCCTGTCACCACACTCCAAACTGCAGCTGTCTAGTTCCCTTGGAGGTCAGTTCATCCCCCAGGCAACCCTCACCTCCCAGAACC GTGGTTTCAGCCCAGTGGGCCAGCATCTAGGAAGAGCTCCATCTCTCAGGCTACAGACA AGCTTCCCAGATCATCTGTCTACAGCCATTAGAATGGAAGCAGATTCCTTGGTACCAGTTCAGCAAACG gtTGTCTCTTTGTATGACTACAGTGCGACCCGGTCAGATGAGTTAACGGTACAGCGTGGTGATGTCATCCATGTGCTCTACAAAGACAACGACAACTGGTGGTTTGGCCGCCTGGCTAACGGACAGCAGGGATACTTCCCAGCTACCTATGTTGCGGAAGAGC GGGATTACAACGAGGAGCTGTCTCAGGCCCTAAAGGCACAGTCTGCCCTGTCTGAACAGACCGACCTATCAGTCCCCCCTTTTGAACGGACTGACCAATCAGATGAGAGGTTGACACCTACCAAG GTGTCAGCTGCCGTTGTCTCTGGGGAACTCAAGTTCATCTCTGAGCTGGACACAGACCCTGAGCAGCCTGCTGCCACCAA agtgaagaagaagaaaaagaagttAGTGAAGAAGTTAGAAGCTCCGTCATCACCACCACCGGCCACATTCTCTGACCCTGATGCCCCAGGAACGTCATCTACCAAGAGGAGGGCCAATGCTGCAGGCAGCAGACCACTGCCCCCCACCCCCAGGAGAGGACAGTCTAACAGAGCCTTGGAGCCTGATGCCTAG
- the ahi1 gene encoding jouberin isoform X2 — MPAGESEARAKTRARFDEVFKKYTDPATSEKKKVKKKKSPGQPEQESIVLQTLKQNLDIVKDTEDDETVHQNTYHADQGSPRFTKNKRREREVTEKVNNNNNGNQDEEEQPTKGKRKSKRELPPAPVQQEDSYIIQIDQTDSTAGNAKTPKSKASLESEDLANIQRRKSKKGNSKGGEEVSGVQSEVAVEAEDELLHEYQKQMVQEEEMATVKKTVHKKSTTDKTNAAAQEVVALNNEGAKKKKKLRSSLDPERETSMIEDLQNSQSDDVTERQRSKEKSQDSHQEEDEEDKLESLKSKGKKKKKTKQLVKEESDTEIVETPRRPVFDDNLVLGVYIHRTDRLKTDLLVSHPMVKIHIIDEMTGQYVKKEDSHRPVSSFYEQESVEHILPIITQPFDFKKNKSTVPEWDEQIIFNERFGYFLQDNHEGPRVMLFFEVLDFMTMEEARANVDVDRHERGFRKIAWAFLKLVGTNGVLNIDSKLRLQLFCPPPRGKRQENIIEVVDWWRRYPRSRYTSTLYITVKGLKLPDHVDPSIRSMMALQQERGSTSFSELQSEITRKTITQPLGNKPELRWSRMPGQVCRIPNKPMLSFRGGQMGCFTIRFSHDGRRLAAACADRDAFPIIVYEIPSGKVLAAFNGHLSIVYDLCWSRDDRSLLSSSSDGTVRVWNVQRLQAIAQKVLPHPSFVYCAQYHPTAQGMVVTAGYDCLVRVWRVNVKDVNGLLLQEFEGHKSFINALCFDSEGNRMFSADNVGFIIVWRTSVDDSLHQRPCRHWKIEKEIGESDLNGLPINTLEVHPNGRRLLIHAKDSVVRVMDLRVLAVKKYTGATNYRERIHSTFTPCGSFIFSGSEDGMAYVWNAETGDQVAVYSELCYPTALRGVAFHPHENMVAFCAFGQSQPVHVYLYDRRVAQLEVESLKGHSRSGSADTKMFRNTSDPVTFQDTSGAAMDCFARAARLSMKMQRVKDKLDSVLEPSRSSSAVEHLYEQDKGGIYQMGRSLSQEAGPMSLNSSLPPPSLLSPHSKLQLSSSLGGGFSPVGQHLGRAPSLRLQTSFPDHLSTAIRMEADSLVPVQQTVVSLYDYSATRSDELTVQRGDVIHVLYKDNDNWWFGRLANGQQGYFPATYVAEERDYNEELSQALKAQSALSEQTDLSVPPFERTDQSDERLTPTKVSAAVVSGELKFISELDTDPEQPAATKVKKKKKKLVKKLEAPSSPPPATFSDPDAPGTSSTKRRANAAGSRPLPPTPRRGQSNRALEPDA; from the exons ATGCCAGCAG GTGAGAGTGAAGCCCGAGCTAAAACCAGGGCCAGATTTGACGAGGTCTTCAAGAAATACACTGACCCGGCTACATCGGAGAAGAAAAaagtgaagaagaagaagagcccAGGTCAGCCAGAGCAGGAGAGTATTGTG CTCCAAACTTTGAAACAAAACCTTGACATTGTGAAAGACACAGAGGACGATGAGACTGTTCATCAGAACACCTACCACGCTGACCAGGGCAGCCCTCGTTTCACCAAGAACAAGCGTAGGGAGAGGGAGGTAACAGAGaaggtcaacaacaacaacaatgggAACCAGGATGAGGAGGAGCAACCAACCAAAGGGAAGAGGAAAAGTAAAAGGGAGCTGCCTCCAGCCCCAGTGCAGCAGGAGGACAGTTATATCATTCAAATCGACCAGACTGATAGTACTGCTGGAAATGCCAAAACACCCAAATCCAAGGCCTCCTTAGAGTCGGAAGACCTTGCGAATATACAGAGGAGAAAGAGTAAGAAAGGGAACagcaaaggaggagaggaggtgtccGGGGTCCAGAGTGAGGTTGCGGTGGAAGCTGAGGATGAGTTACTTCATGAGTACCAGAAGCAGATGGTACAGGAAGAGGAGATGGCTACTGTGAAGAAGACTGTACACAAGAAGTCAACAACAGACAAGACCAACGCTGCCGCTCAGGAAGTAGTAGCATTAAACAACGAAGGtgcgaagaagaagaagaagctgaGGTCGTCATTGGATCCGGAGAGGGAGACGAG TATGATAGAAGATCTGCAGAACAGCCAGTCTGACGACGTCACTGAAAGGCAGAGGTCCAAAGAGAAGAGCCAAGATAGCCACcaagaggaggacgaggaggacaaACTAGAATCTTTAAAATCAAAaggcaaaaagaagaagaaaactaAACAAT TGGTGAAGGAGGAGAGTGATACAGAGATTGTTGAAACTCCTCGGAGACCAGTCTTTGATGACAACCTAGTCCTGGGAGTCTACATCCACAGGACAGACCGCCTGAAGACTGACCTGCTGGTCTCACACCCCATGGTCAAGATCCACATTATTGACGAGATGACTGGGCAATACGTGAAAAAAGAGGACAG TCACCGCCCGGTCTCGTCATTCTACGAGCAGGAGAGTGTGGAGCATATCCTTCCCATCATCACCCAGCCTTTTGACTTCAAGAAGAACAAGTCAACAGTTCCAGAGTGGGATGAGCAGATCATCTTCAACGAGCGCTTTGGGTATTTCCTCCAGGATAACCATGAAGGCCCTCGAGTTATGCTCTTTTTTGag GTCCTGGATTTTATGACCATGGAGGAAGCCAGAGCCAATGTTGACGTCGACAGACATGAACGAGGGTTTCGAAAAATCGCCTGGGCATTTCTAAAG CTTGTGGGCACTAACGGAGTGCTGAACATCGACAGTAAACTGCGTTTGCAGCTCTTCTGTCCCCCTCCCCGGGGCAAGAGACAAGAAAATATAATTGAGGTGGTGGACTGGTGGAGGAGATATCCCCGTAGCAGATACACATCCACCCTCTACATCACTGTGAAAGGTCTCAAACTACCTGATCAT GTGGACCCTAGTATCCGCTCCATGATGGCCCTGCAGCAGGAGAGAGGCTCCACTTCCTTTAGCGAGCTGCAGAGTGAGATCACCAGGAAAACCATAACACAACCTCTAGGCAACAAACCTGAGCTCCGTTGGAGCAGAATGCCTGGCCAG GTGTGCCGCATCCCTAATAAGCCCATGCTGTCGTTCCGTGGTGGTCAGATGGGTTGTTTCACGATACGATTCTCCCATGACGGGAGGAGGCTGGCTGCTGCGTGTGCTGACAGAGATGCCTTCCCCATCATAG TGTATGAGATTCCTTCAGGCAAGGTGTTGGCTGCCTTCAACGGCCACCTCAGTATCGTGTATGATCTCTGCTGGTCCAGAGACGACCGGagcctcctgtcttcctcctctgaTGGCACCGTCAG AGTGTGGAACGTGCAGAGGCTCCAGGCCATCGCCCAGAAGGTGCTCCCCCACCCATCGTTTGTCTACTGTGCTCAGTACCACCCTACGGCCCAGGGCATGGTGGTGACGGCTGGGTACGACTGTCTGGTGAGGGTCTGGAGGGTGAACGTCAAAGATGTCAACGGACTGCTGCTCCAGGAGTTCGAGGGTCACAAGAGCTTCATCAACGCTCTGTGTTTCGACTCCGAAG GAAACCGAATGTTCTCTGCGGACAACGTTGGGTTCATCATTGTGTGGAGGACGTCAGTTGATGACAGTCTGCATCAGAGACCGTGTCGTCACTGGAAGATTGAGAAG GAGATAGGAGAGAGTGACCTGAATGGCCTTCCCATCAACACGTTAGAGGTCCATCCTAATGGTCGCCGTCTACTGATCCACGCCAAAGACAGTGTTGTCAGGGTGATGGATCTCagagt ATTGGCTGTGAAGAAATACACAGGTGCCACTAACTACAGGGAGAGGATCCACAGCACGTTCACACCCTGTGGGAGCTTCATCTTCTCAGGCAGCGAGGATGGAATGGCCTACGTGTGGAACGCAGAAACCG GTGACCAGGTGGCGGTGTACTCGGAGCTGTGTTACCCCACAGCCCTCCGTGGTGTGGCATTCCACCCTCATGAGAACATGGTGGCCTTCTGTGCCTTCGGTCAGAGCCAGCCTGTGCACGTCTACTTGTACGACCGCAGAG tGGCCCAGCTGGAGGTGGAGAGTCTGAAGGGCCACAGCAGGTCTGGATCAGCCGACACTAAGATGTTCAGGAACACTTCTGACCCAGTAACATTCCAGGACACCTCCGGAGCAGCCATGGACTGCTTCGCCAGAGCAGCCAGACTGTCTATGAAGATGCAGCGTGTCAAAGATAAACTGGACTCTGTTCTA GAACCATCTCGGAGCTCCTCTGCTGTGGAACACCTGTATGAGCAAG ATAAAGGGGGCATATATCAAATGGGGAGGAGCCTTTCTCAGGAAGCTGGCCCA ATGAGCTTGAACTCGTCCCTGCCTCCTCCGTCCCTCCTGTCACCACACTCCAAACTGCAGCTGTCTAGTTCCCTTGGAG GTGGTTTCAGCCCAGTGGGCCAGCATCTAGGAAGAGCTCCATCTCTCAGGCTACAGACA AGCTTCCCAGATCATCTGTCTACAGCCATTAGAATGGAAGCAGATTCCTTGGTACCAGTTCAGCAAACG gtTGTCTCTTTGTATGACTACAGTGCGACCCGGTCAGATGAGTTAACGGTACAGCGTGGTGATGTCATCCATGTGCTCTACAAAGACAACGACAACTGGTGGTTTGGCCGCCTGGCTAACGGACAGCAGGGATACTTCCCAGCTACCTATGTTGCGGAAGAGC GGGATTACAACGAGGAGCTGTCTCAGGCCCTAAAGGCACAGTCTGCCCTGTCTGAACAGACCGACCTATCAGTCCCCCCTTTTGAACGGACTGACCAATCAGATGAGAGGTTGACACCTACCAAG GTGTCAGCTGCCGTTGTCTCTGGGGAACTCAAGTTCATCTCTGAGCTGGACACAGACCCTGAGCAGCCTGCTGCCACCAA agtgaagaagaagaaaaagaagttAGTGAAGAAGTTAGAAGCTCCGTCATCACCACCACCGGCCACATTCTCTGACCCTGATGCCCCAGGAACGTCATCTACCAAGAGGAGGGCCAATGCTGCAGGCAGCAGACCACTGCCCCCCACCCCCAGGAGAGGACAGTCTAACAGAGCCTTGGAGCCTGATGCCTAG
- the slc18b1 gene encoding MFS-type transporter SLC18B1, whose translation MNDNNMDSDQVQQTDGSTSEESTSGPNQRMTRYQILTLISMASVNFSSMICYSILGPFFPNEAMKKGASQTVIGLIFGCYALCNLMGSLVLGKYIVQIGAKVMLISGLFVSSGCTILFGLLDRVPEGATFITLCFIIRSVDALGFSAAMTSSFAISAKVFPNNIATVLGSLEIFTGLGLILGPPIGGWLYQSFGYEVPFMALGCFLFLMVPFNIYILPSFAADPTKDSFFRLFTRLKIVLICFAIFTLSSGLGFLDATLSIYAIDKFDLSPGYVGLLLLGLSLPYCLASPLLGIVSDRFPSTRPWLMVLGGLSTATGFWFLGPVPILQIQSQLWLLVFMLGVIGFSLSMIAIPTFPEILNCAYENGFEEGLSTLGLVSGLFGAVWSIGMFCGPTLGGFTTQQLSFEWAASVQGGLAFLAAFFLGIYFLCQGARERRAPQIKRKIPSDERTRLLS comes from the exons ATGAATGACAACAATATGGATTCTGATCAAGTTCAACAAACAG ATGGCAGCACATCCGAAGAATCAACAAGTGGTCCTAATCAAAGGATGACAAGATATCAGATCCTCACTTTGATATCAATGGCATCTGTCAACTTCAGCTCAATGATCTGCTACTCTATACTTGGGCCATTCTTCCCCAACGAG GCCATGAAAAAAGGAGCCAGTCAGACTGTCATCGGACTTATATTTGGCTGCTATGCTCTGTGCAATCTGATGGGCTCTTTAGTACTGGGTAAATAT ATTGTCCAGATCGGGGCAAAGGTCATGCTAATTTCAGGCTTATTCGTATCATCGGGGTGCACCATTCTCTTTGG CTTACTCGACAGAGTTCCTGAGGGAGCTACTTTTATTACTTTGTGCTTTATCATAAGGTCTGTTGATGCTCTGGGCTTCAGTGCTGCAATGACTTCTTCTTTTGCAATTTCAGCAAAAGTTTTCCCCAACAACATAGCAACTGTTCTG GGTAGTTTGGAGATCTTTACAGGGCTGGGTCTGATACTGGGACCACCAATAGGTGGATGGCTGTATCAGTCATTTGGATACGAAGTCCCTTTCATGGCTCTGGGATGCTTTCTATTTCTTATGGTCCCCTTCAACATCTACATCTTACCAAGCTTTG CTGCTGATCCTACCAAGGACTCCTTCTTCAGGCTGTTCACACGTCTGAAGATAGTCCTTATTTGCTTTGCCATATTCACCCTGAGCTCTGGACTTGGCTTTCTGGATGCAACCTTGTCCATATATGCCATTGATAAG TTTGACCTCTCTCCAGGTTATGTGGGTCTTCTCTTGCTTGGCCTGTCGTTGCCTTACTGTCTGGCCTCACCTCTGCTTGGTATCGTTAGTGACAGGTTTCCT TCCACGAGGCCATGGTTGATGGTGCTAGGAGGCTTGTCTACAGCAACTGGTTTCTGGTTCTTAGGTCCTGTCCCCATTCTGCAGATCCAGAG TCAGCTGTGGCTGTTGGTCTTCATGCTGGGTGTCATAGGATTCTCTCTAAGCATGATTGCCATCCCCACCTTCCCTGAAATACTCAACTGTGCATA TGAAAATGGATTTGAGGAGGGGCTGAGCACTCTTGGACTAGTGTCTGGATTGTTTGGAGCAGTGTGGTCCATTGG AATGTTTTGTGGTCCAACGCTTGGTGGCTTCACCACACAGCAGCTGAGCTTTGAGTGGGCTGCTTCTGTTCAAGGAGGCCTGGCCTTTTTAGCC gcttTCTTTCTTGGTATATATTTTCTCTGTCAAGGAGCACGAGAAAGAAG GGCTCCTCAGATCAAGAGGAAAATACCTTCAGATGAACGTACCCGTCTTCTGTCCTGA